Proteins found in one Anopheles aquasalis chromosome 3, idAnoAquaMG_Q_19, whole genome shotgun sequence genomic segment:
- the LOC126578605 gene encoding patronin isoform X15, translating into MDAQQQQQPASRSAYDMETQESRFAKQKASVKWLLSKAYNNRVPEILKDPFYRDHDGQDHLKPQIVVGLGNASIYCQVLSNIYSDPNYQSLNHWSILQTLSRKGVPVNESPDQPLTETVLIQTNPLRINAHMAVIESLMVLYAKEVASSGRICSALERISGRSSVSAPGVQHHEPALLSWISHVIGALKKRIDYEVAANGGSGAVDEYGQRHQSPDVPPVRDFRELCDGVCLAYLISYYCPKLVPWHSVKFNHVPTIEDSIHNILIVSNFSERSLPYSVFHMSPEDITYMRGSMKPNLVVLLADLFNLFEIHPAKCVCYPGMEQQPTDTAGAGATNEHGIAHRRGFANQPTIAAIPDLRPGLDSPPGSSGGSGTSSGGGGGNGSANGNRAPFQVNRSPSASTLRKHISSRETPEQHQPHQLYQQQQPQLQQHHHQYQQQQQSSSPYQADPDEGFVVHRSKGVPTLSSMHEPLVPARIRQAKEKTNNDSKAEERGDSIPAGRPSNWEESRKPSFSGRRSRRNSFSDDSQLTIENFGGSQDQLNTVGRFERERKISNTSLTSIEQVVPTRSSLADARGSIQFGYDTDSGNEKQDRDTEKLPGGSSGSGTLRRHNSTTLHSTSGPSDSFARASSSSVERDAVDGDGGSSSMASVSGMAAAAAAVQADVELTPRRKTSFAALPNNTTTWQQQAISVQKMDDVDDNQPMEDASKISTIKLKLEEKRRLIEQEKRRIESAWSKQLQTVGKQAFLQAINKSKSGSNVPGEAESTSKESNDGATVVEDDDVVVEKAERPCSLKDLDDHSSSKYEQKWSAQIIEPKKTPDLENMDLEQYQQSISKMNNNLHDIQADIQRLTHQQNQIQAQTLQAQQLLHAQQIANLLNQQYGSQQSIPASTYRPMNTQLFGSSPHLPQQQSSPINYGMRPPSRDPYHSPHTMQYVNDQGQYIQQNQQMQQQQNYGPSHHQLPHHPSNGSHLVYSREQSQTQLITGDQNGHYRTLNKESHQYSSNPYLNMEHHHAQQQQQFYHQDTNHYRDPYHQQQQPQQQQQQQQPEVQSTHGGQFFLHDNSSTPPQPTQRRTWAQSAVAAGVGAGGSPIIAGLASNSMVDVNAWNHGPKAGGGMGGYNKSPAPSGGFSLHHNGDGDSGYGGGRVGSGGSGGSQQSFQNLFEVHHPHHMGQSAASPQHSKVRNQISQMMISNGNSPSSGGPMHGGNGSGGGVAHDYRDNRSMPLSPPIDDMAPQSISFIGDEDTGDVEINTSKSGGAVNDSFGLRQQQQQLDALYGGMKGTAGHRNSVGGATAQDLDKHLSKLNITSGNRTYRIPSPTRPSLNSNSFHDPQEDVNEKGFYISFDNEQPKRPKPPLRTKRSPKKDKPLAGGEPTESEKRRDSLINDKPSTRVETNATNFGTFSVKTANSFSSNFNEEHNAAHVRKSIIADSSGASPFEPVVHKMNVVGSSSAGPPQQTTMMMHQMMDGGGDRRHMLEDSIIMNNNNNNGHYSSHNNSSDGYSSESDRKAKIVIDVATDQTSVDEMERKKEKIMLLSLQRRQQAEEAKARKEIEAMQRREKEREKEEERARKKEEQFARRQAILEAHKIKKAIEEAEREGKTIDRELQIKHQQYQQQLHQTAHSSTPTPAAKMRTQKLSRPRPKTIHVESGSVDLSEASSLSSRGKKGSNSNLTESPDEYPSSSSTPIGRRGSYKTGRDSDSGLGRATPPRRAPSPGMGPSSRHLPSPSGPGSLPPGLITKRRGFDDGSSDISSNASSMMDYSAGPRLYKQPATKSNRGIILNAVEYCVFPGAVNRDAKQKVLEKIARSEAKHFLVLFRDAGCQFRALYGYWPENEQIIKLYGTGPSQVDDVMFDKFFKYNSGAKCFTQVHTKHLTVTIDAFTIHNSLWQGKKANLPSKKDMALVI; encoded by the exons GCCAAACAGAAAGCGTCCGTCAAGTGGCTGCTATCGAAAGCGTATAACAATCGTGTGCCAGAGATACTGAAGGATCCGTTCTACCGGGATCACGATGGGCAGGATCACCTGAAGCCGCAGATCGTGGTCGGGCTCGGTAACGCATCGATCTACTGTCAGGTGCTGAGTAACATCTACTCGGACCCGAACTATCAGAGCCTGAACCACTGGTCGATCCTGCAGACACTCTCCCGGAAGGGGGTCCCGGTGAACGAGTCACCGGATCAGCCACTCACCGAGACGGTGCTGATACAGACGAATCCTCTTAGAATT AATGCACATATGGCTGTGATAGAGTCGCTGATGGTGTTGTACGCTAAGGAGGTGGCTTCCAGTGGAAGAATTTGCAGTGCTTTAGAAAG AATATCGGGCCGAAGCAGTGTCTCGGCGCCGGGCGTTCAGCATCATGAACCGGCCTTACTGAGTTGGATTTCGCATGTGATCGGTGCGCTGAAGAAGCGCATCGACTACGAGGTggcggccaacggtggcagtggagcTGTAGATGAATAC GGTCAACGGCATCAAAGTCCGGACGTTCCACCTGTACGGGATTTTCGTGAACTGTGCGACGGTGTTTGTTTGGCTTATCTAATCTCATACTACTGTCCCAAACTAGTTCCTTGGCATAGCGTTAAATTCAACCACGTACCAACCATTGAG GATTCTATTCACAATATCTTGATAGTTAGTAACTTTTCCGAGCGAAGTTTGCCATACAGTGTGTTTCACATGTCACCCGAGGACATCACCTACATGCGAGG TTCAATGAAACCGAATCTGgtcgtgctgctggctgatTTGTTCAATCTTTTCGAAATCCATCCGGCCAAATGTGTCTGCTATCCGGGCatggagcagcagcccacAG ACACAGCCGGAGCGGGCGCTACTAACGAACACGGCATTGCCCATCGCAGGGGTTTCGCGAATCAACCGACTATCGCGGCCATTCCCGATTTGCGTCCCGGGCTCGATTCGCCGCCGGGCAgcagtggcggcagcggcaccagcagtggtggtggtggcggcaatggTAGTGCCAATGGCAATCGAGCGCCATTTCAAG TCAATCGGTCACCATCGGCCAGCACACTCAGGAAGCATATTTCGAGTCGGGAAACGCCGGAGCAACATCAGCCGCATCAgctgtaccagcagcagcagccacagctgcagcaacaccaccaccagtatcaacagcaacaacaatcatcatcaccctaTCAAGCGGATCCTGATGAAG GATTCGTGGTGCACAGAAGTAAAGGAGTGCCAACGTTATCATCGATGCATGAGCCACTGGTACCGGCCAGGATAAGGCAAGCGAAGGAGAAAACCAACAACGATTCCAAAGCGGAAGAACGAG GTGATAGCATCCCCGCTGGTCGGCCGAGCAACTGGGAAGAATCGCGCAAACCCAGCTTCTCAG GGCGACGGTCTCGCAGGAATTCCTTCAGCGATGATTCTCAGCTAACGATCGAGAACTTTGGTGGATCACAAGATCAACTCAATACGGTTGGACGGTTTGAACGAGAGCGCAAGATCTCCAATACGAGCCTGACGTCGATCGAACAGGTCGTTCCGACGCGATCCTCCCTTGCCGATGCCCGCGGATCGATTCAGTTCGGGTACGATACGGATTCGGGCAATGAGAAGCAGGATCGTGATACGGAGAAGCTTCCGGGAGGAAGCAGTGGTAGCGGCACGTTGCGTCGTCACAACAGTACCACCCTACATTCCACCAGTGGGCCAAGCGACAGTTTTGCTCGAGCCAGTAGCAGCTCCGTCGAACgggatgctgttgatggtgatggcggtagCTCTTCGATGGCCAGCGTAAGCGGGATGGCcgcggcagctgctgcggtTCAGGCGGATGTGGAACTAACGCCCCGTCGCAAAACCTCTTTCGCTGCCCTaccaaacaacaccaccacctggcaGCAACAAGCCATCAGCGTCCAGAAAATGGATGATGTTG ATGACAATCAGCCAATGGAAGATGCGTCCAAAATATCCACCATCAAGTTAAAGCTGGAGGAAAAGCGGCGTCTTATAGAGCAGGAAAAGCGTCGCATTGAATCGGCTTGGTCGAAGCAGTTGCAAACGGTTGGCAAACAGGCTTTCTTACAGGCTATTAACAAG AGCAAAAGCGGCAGCAATGTGCCGGGTGAGGCGGAATCCACCTCGAAAGAATCGAATGACGGGGCTACGGTAgtagaggatgatgatgttgtagTAGAAAAGGCGGAACGGCCCTGCTCGCTCAAG GATTTGGATGatcatagcagcagcaagtatgAGCAGAAGTGGAGTGCACAAATAATCGAACCGAAGAAGACTCCCGATTTGGAGAACATGGACCTGGAGCAGTATCAA CAAAGCATTTCGAAAATGAACAACAATTTGCACGATATTCAGGCGGACATACAGCGTCTTACCCATCAGCAGAATCAAATTCAAGCTCAAACGCTGCAGGCCCAGCAGTTACTGCATGCGCAGCAGATAGCCAATCTGCTCAATCAG CAATATGGTTCCCAGCAGAGCATCCCGGCATCGACGTATCGTCCGATGAACACCCAGCTGTTCGGCTCTAGTCCTCATCTACCGCAACAGCAATCGTCGCCGATCAACTACGGTATGCGGCCACCTAGTCGTGATCCCTACCATTCACCGCACACGATGCAATATGTGAACGATCAGGGACAGTACATtcagcagaaccagcagatgcagcaacagcaaaactaCGGTCCGAGCCATCATCAACTACCGCATCATCCCAGTAACGGTAGCCATCTGGTCTATAGCCGTGAACAGAGCCAAACCCAGCTGATTACGGGCGATCAAAATGGACATTATCGTACGCTGAACAAGGAAAGCCACCAATACTCATCGAATCCCTACCTGAATATGGAACACCAccacgcacagcagcagcagcagttctaTCACCAGGACACGAATCACTACCGGGATCcgtatcaccagcagcaacaaccgcaacaacaacaacaacaacaacaaccggaagTACAGTCAACTCACGGTGGACAGTTCTTTCTGCACGACAACAGTTCTACACCGCCGCAGCCGACGCAACGTCGTACCTGGGCACAGTCGGCAGTGGCggccggtgttggtgctggtggatcaCCGATAATAGCTGGCCTGGCGTCCAACAGTATGGTGGATGTAAATGCCTGGAATCATGGTCCAaaagctggtggtggaatgggagGATATAACAAGTCACCCGCTCCAAGTGGTGGGTTCTCGCTGCATCACAACGGCGATGGTGATAGTGGGTACGGTGGCGGTCGTGTAGgaagtggtggcagtggtggtagtCAGCAGTCATTCCAAAACCTGTTCGAGGtacatcatccgcatcatatGGGTCAGTCGGCGGCTAGTCCGCAGCACAGCAAGGTGCGCAATCAAATCTCCCAAATGATgatcagcaacggcaacagtcCGTCCAGTGGGGGACCGATGCACGGTGGtaatggtagtggtggaggtGTAGCACACGACTACCGTGACAACCGCAGTATGCCGCTGTCGCCACCCATCGATGATATGGCACCGCAGAGCATTTCCTTCATCGGTGACGAGGATACGGGTGACGTCGAGATCAACACTTCGAAGAGCGGCGGAGCGGTGAACGATAGTTTCGGcttacggcagcagcaacaacagctcgaTGCACTGTACGGTGGCATGAAGGGAACGGCTGGCCATCGCAACAGTGTCGGTGGTGCAACGGCACAGGATCTTGACAAGCATCTCAGCAAACTGAACATAACTAGTGGCAACCGTACTTATAGAATACCGTCGCCTACGCGACCGAGTCTCAATTCGAACAGTTTCCAT GACCCACAGGAGGATGTTAATGAGAAAGGGTTCTATATCTCTTTCGACAATGAGCAACCGAAAAGACCGAAGCCACCGTTGCGGACGAAACGGTCGCCAAAGAAGGATAAACCGCTGGCCGGCGGTGAGCCAACGGAAAGTGAGAAGCGCCGGGACAGCCTGATAAATGATAAGCCATCGACGAGAG TAGAAACCAATGCCACCAATTTCGGAACGTTCAGTGTCAAGACGGCGAACAGTTTTTCGAGCAACTTTAACGAGGAGCACAACGCGGCGCACGTGCGGAAGAGCATCATCGCGGACAGCAGTGGCGCTTCACCCTTCGAACCGGTCGTGCACAAGATGAATGTCGTTGGTAGCTCATCGGCAGGGCCGCCTCAGcagaccacgatgatgatgcatcagatgatggatggtggcggtgatcgGCGTCATATGCTGGAGGATAGTATCAtaatgaacaacaacaacaacaatggccactACAGCagtcacaacaacagcagtgaTGGGTACAGCAGTGAATCGGATCGAAAGGCAAAGATTGTGATCGACGTTGCGACCGATCAG ACTTCCGTCGATGAAATGGAGCGCAAGAAGGAGAAAATTATGCTCCTTTCGCTACAGCGACGACAGCAGGCCGAGGAAGCGAAGGCACGGAAAGAGATCGAAGCAATGCAGCGGCGGGAAAAGGAgcgcgagaaggaggaagaaagggCGCGCAAGAAGGAAGAACAGTTTGCCCGCCGGCAAGCCATCCTGGAAGCGCATAAAATTAAGAAAGCTATCGAGGAAGCGGAGAGAGAA GGAAAGACAATCGATCGTGAGCTACAGAtcaagcaccagcagtatcagcagcagctgcatcaaACGGCACACTCATCGACGCCCACACCGGCGGCCAAAATGCGAACGCAGAAGCTGAGCCGACCGCGACCGAAAACGATTCACGTCGAGTCCGGTTCGGTCGATCTTAGCGAAGCGTCGAGTCTGAGTAGCCGAGGAAAGAAGGGATCTAACTCGAATCTAACCG AATCACCGGACGAGTATCCTAGCAGTAGCTCAACGCCCATCGGTCGCCGTGGATCCTACAAAACCGGAAGAG ACTCTGACTCCGGACTGGGGCGAGCCACGCCGCCGCGGCGAGCACCGTCGCCCGGGATGGGCCCGTCAAGCCGTCACCTGCCTTCACCGTCCGGACCGGGCTCGTTGCCGCCCGGTTTGATCACGAAACGCCGCGGTTTTGACGACGGTTCCAGCGACATTTCGTCCAATGCCAGCTCCATGATGGATTATAGTG CAGGACCGAGACTGTACAAACAGCCAGCAACGAAGTCGAACCGGGGCATCATACTGAATGCCGTCGAATACTGTGTCTTCCCGGGTGCGGTGAACCGCGATGCCAAGCAGAAGGTACTGGAAAAGATTGCCCGCTCGGAAGCGAAGCACTTCCTGGTGTTGTTCCGCGATGCGGGATGCCAGTTTCGGGCCCTGTACGGCTACTGGCCGGAAAACGAGCAGATCATCAAGCTGTACGGTACCGGACCGAGCCAGGTCGATGATGTGATGTTCGACAAGTTCTTCAA ATACAACTCGGGTGCGAAATGTTTCACCCAAGTGCACACCAAACACCTCACCGTCACGATCGATGCGTTCACGATACACAACTCGCTGTGGCAGGGCAAGAAGGCCAATCTGCCGAGCAAAAAGGATATGGCGCTGGTGATTTGA